In Ipomoea triloba cultivar NCNSP0323 chromosome 7, ASM357664v1, a single genomic region encodes these proteins:
- the LOC116025504 gene encoding protein WHAT'S THIS FACTOR 1 homolog, chloroplastic isoform X1 produces the protein MFHRCFYLRNICSHLSPRTRRSGASIQFAASISSLKVAWRKDRKLDQAIENDKRWRLCARVVREVLNEPGQVIPLRYLERRRERLRLRVRVTTFLAQNPGLFDTYMDRIRPKSDPVPFLRPSNELRQFMEQENRIYIRNENLLVSKLCKLLMMAKDRVISADKLLEVKREFGFPNDFLVNLVPKYPEYFRLIGSPGEGKSFLQLVSWNDDFGKSVIEQRAEEESRLTGIRTMPAFNWKLPPGFCIKEEMREWIRDWMELPYISPYTDVSHLGQASREMEKRTVGIFHELLSLSLYKRIPIPILGKFGEEYRFSNAFPNLFTRHSGIFYVSLKAGIKTAMLREAYKADELIDLDPLLEITDKFLELLAEGHKKKSEQLRLQREMIRKDMNFIAARSAIIDDHGDNLGAVRNCKDHGIQQRKLVLNACQAEQRMFSLPLHNKHGWKQYP, from the exons ATGTTTCACAGATGTTTTTACTTACGTAATATATGCTCCCATTTAAGCCCTAGAACCCGAAGATCCGGAGCTTCGATTCAATTCGCCGCCTCTATATCGAGCCTCAAAGTTGCGTGGCGCAAGGACCGGAAGCTAGACCAAGCAATTGAGAACGATAAACGATGGAGACTCTGTGCAAGGGTAGTGAGGGAGGTGCTAAACGAACCTGGTCAGGTAATCCCTCTCCGATATTTAGAGAGACGGCGCGAGCGGCTCCGTCTGCGCGTAAGAGTTACAACTTTTCTTGCCCAAAACCCTGGATTGTTCGATACCTATATGGATCGCATCCGACCCAAATCCGATCCCGTCCCGTTCCTACGCCCTAGTAATGAGCTTCGGCAATTCATGGAACAGGAAAACAGAATTTATATTCGAAATGAGAACTTGCTGGTTTCTAAATTATGTAAATTGCTGATGATGGCTAAAGATAGAGTAATAAGTGCAGATAAATTGTTAGAGGTGAAGAGAGAATTTGGTTTTCCGAATGACTTTTTGGTTAATTTGGTGCCTAAATATCCAGAGTATTTCCGATTGATTGGGTCTCCAGGAGAGGGGAAATCATTCTTGCAATTGGTTTCTTGGAATGATGATTTTGGCAAGTCAGTAATTGAGCAGAGAGCAGAGGAAGAATCGAGGTTAACCGGAATAAGAACAATGCCAGCATTTAACTGGAAACTTCCTCCTGGTTTTTGCATTAAGGAGGAAATGAGGGAGTGGATCAGAGATTGGATGGAATTGCCGTATATATCGCCCTACACTGATGTTTCGCACTTGGGGCAAGCGTCAAGAGAAATGGAGAAGAGGACTGTAGGCATTTTCCATGAGTTGCTTTCTCTTTCTTTGTACAAGAGGATTCCTATTCCCATTTTGGGGAAGTTTGGGGAGGAGTATAGGTTCTCGAATGCATTTCCCAATTTGTTCACTAGGCATTCGGGGATTTTTTACGTGTCATTGAAGGCTGGGATCAAGACTGCAATGCTGAGGGAAGCATACAAGGCCGATGAACTGATTGATCTAGACCCACTTCTCGAGATTACAGATAAATTTCTGGAGTTGCTGGCTGAGGGGCATAAAAAGAAGTCTGAGCAGCTGAGATTACAGAGAGAAATGATTCGGAAGGATATGAACTTCATAGCAGCAAGGAGTGCAATAATAGATGATCATGGAGACAATTTAGGAGCAGTGAGAAATTGTAAGGACCATGGAATTCAACAGAGAAAGCTGGTCTTAAATGCATGCCAAGCTGAGCAGAGAATGTTTTCATTGCCTTT GCATAACAAGCATGGATGGAAGCAATATCCATAA
- the LOC116025504 gene encoding protein WHAT'S THIS FACTOR 1 homolog, chloroplastic isoform X2: METLCKGSEGGAKRTWSEYFRLIGSPGEGKSFLQLVSWNDDFGKSVIEQRAEEESRLTGIRTMPAFNWKLPPGFCIKEEMREWIRDWMELPYISPYTDVSHLGQASREMEKRTVGIFHELLSLSLYKRIPIPILGKFGEEYRFSNAFPNLFTRHSGIFYVSLKAGIKTAMLREAYKADELIDLDPLLEITDKFLELLAEGHKKKSEQLRLQREMIRKDMNFIAARSAIIDDHGDNLGAVRNCKDHGIQQRKLVLNACQAEQRMFSLPLHNKHGWKQYP, translated from the exons ATGGAGACTCTGTGCAAGGGTAGTGAGGGAGGTGCTAAACGAACCTGGTCAG AGTATTTCCGATTGATTGGGTCTCCAGGAGAGGGGAAATCATTCTTGCAATTGGTTTCTTGGAATGATGATTTTGGCAAGTCAGTAATTGAGCAGAGAGCAGAGGAAGAATCGAGGTTAACCGGAATAAGAACAATGCCAGCATTTAACTGGAAACTTCCTCCTGGTTTTTGCATTAAGGAGGAAATGAGGGAGTGGATCAGAGATTGGATGGAATTGCCGTATATATCGCCCTACACTGATGTTTCGCACTTGGGGCAAGCGTCAAGAGAAATGGAGAAGAGGACTGTAGGCATTTTCCATGAGTTGCTTTCTCTTTCTTTGTACAAGAGGATTCCTATTCCCATTTTGGGGAAGTTTGGGGAGGAGTATAGGTTCTCGAATGCATTTCCCAATTTGTTCACTAGGCATTCGGGGATTTTTTACGTGTCATTGAAGGCTGGGATCAAGACTGCAATGCTGAGGGAAGCATACAAGGCCGATGAACTGATTGATCTAGACCCACTTCTCGAGATTACAGATAAATTTCTGGAGTTGCTGGCTGAGGGGCATAAAAAGAAGTCTGAGCAGCTGAGATTACAGAGAGAAATGATTCGGAAGGATATGAACTTCATAGCAGCAAGGAGTGCAATAATAGATGATCATGGAGACAATTTAGGAGCAGTGAGAAATTGTAAGGACCATGGAATTCAACAGAGAAAGCTGGTCTTAAATGCATGCCAAGCTGAGCAGAGAATGTTTTCATTGCCTTT GCATAACAAGCATGGATGGAAGCAATATCCATAA
- the LOC116024815 gene encoding DUF21 domain-containing protein At4g14240-like encodes MGMLANALAMALAINATAKSSFTDSQDIAFGNPWWFVYAGVSCFLVLFAGIMSGLTLGLMSLGLVDLEILQRSGTSSEKKQAAIILPVVQKQHQLLVTLLLCNAAAMEALPIYLDKLFHPVVAVVLSVTFVLAFDMPLQIIPQAVCSRYGLAVGANFVWLVRILMIICFPIAYPIGKVLDLVLGHHDALFRRAQLKALVSIHSQEAGKGGELTHDEATIISGALDLTEKTAEEAMTPIESTFSLDVNSKLDWEAIGKILARGHSRVPVYSGNPKNIIGLLLVKSLLTVRAETETPVSAVSIRRIPRVPADMPLYDILNEFQKGSSHMAAVVKVNRKNKSPPILHEKEKIRESKLGNEDSQLTAPLLKKHDQILNSIVINVDKDLLLQTASKEKSLQQNGVVTNNFTDLSEDIDDGEVIGIITLEDVFEELLQEEIVDETDVYIDVHKRIRVAAAAAASSVARAPSARRLTGQKASGGQGKQGVKAKKSVEDDSNR; translated from the exons ATGGGGATGCTAGCCAACGCCCTAGCTATGGCCCTTGCTATTAACGCCACCGCCAAGAGCTCTTTCACGGATTCTCAGGACATCGCCTTCGGAAACCCCTGGTGGTTCGTTTACGCCGGCGTTTCTTGCTTCCTCGTACTCTTCGCCGGTATCATGTCCGGCCTCACTCTAGGCTTGATGTCTCTCGGCCTCGTCGACCTCGAGATTCTCCAGCGCAGCGGCACGTCATCCGAGAAGAAACAAGCCG CAATCATTCTGCCCGTTGTTCAAAAACAGCACCAGCTTCTTGTTACCTTGCTTTTGTGTAATGCTGCTGCCATGGAG GCTCTTCCTATATACTTGGACAAACTTTTTCATCCTGTAGTTGCTGTTGTTCTCTCTGTAACTTTTGTTTTAGCTTTTG ATATGCCGCTTCAGATTATTCCACAGGCAGTATGCTCTAGATATGGACTTGCTGTTGGTGCTAACTTTGTGTGGCTCGTGCGTATTTTGATGATTATTTGCTTTCCAATTGCTTATCCTATCGGAAAG GTTCTTGACTTGGTATTGGGACATCATGATGCTTTATTCCGGCGTGCTCAGCTTAAAGCCCTCGTTTCTATCCACAGCCAGGAG GCTGGTAAAGGCGGTGAACTAACACATGATGAAGCTACCATCATTAGTGGAGCACTTGATTTGACGGAAAAG ACTGCTGAGGAGGCTATGACGCCTATTGAATCAACCTTTTCCCTCGATGTAAATTCAAAGTTGGATTG GGAAGCAATAGGAAAAATTCTTGCCAGAGGTCATAGTCGTGTTCCTGTTTATTCAGGGAATCCAAAGAACATTATTGGACTTCTACTG GTGAAAAGTCTTCTTACTGTGCGAGCAGAGACAGAGACTCCTGTTAGTGCTGTTTCCATCAGGAGGATTCCTAG GGTTCCAGCAGATATGCCCTTGTATGATATTCTCAATGAGTTTCAAAAGGGAAGTAGTCACATGGCAGCTGTAGTGAAAGTGAACAGGAAAAATAAGAGCCCTCCTATTCTTCATGAAAAGGAGAAAATTCGAGAGAGCAAACTTGGGAATGAGGATTCACAATTAACTGCTCCTCTGTTGAAGAAGCACGATCAAATATTAAATAGTATTGTGATAAATGTTGATAAGGATTTGCTGCTGCAAACAGCAAGTAAAGAAAAGTCTTTGCAGCAAAATGGTGTTGTGACAAATAATTTTACTGATCTTTCTGAGGATATTGATGATGGAGAAGTCATTGGCATCATCACTCTAGAAGATGTTTTTGAAGAACTTCTGCAA GAGGAAATTGTAGATGAGACTGATGTATATATTGATGTACACAAAAG AATACGCGTTgctgcagcagcagcagcttcATCTGTCGCTCGAGCACCTTCTGCTAGGAGGCTGACAGGTCAAAAGGCTTCG GGAGGCCAAGGAAAGCAAGGAGTAAAGGCAAAGAAGTCGGTTGAGGACGACTCAAATAGATAA